The proteins below are encoded in one region of Bacillus alveayuensis:
- a CDS encoding DNA mismatch repair protein MutL (product_source=KO:K03572; cath_funfam=3.30.230.10,3.30.565.10; cog=COG0323; ko=KO:K03572; pfam=PF01119,PF08676,PF13589; smart=SM00853,SM01340; superfamily=118116,54211,55874; tigrfam=TIGR00585) produces the protein MGKIIRLDDQLSNKIAAGEVVERPASVVKELVENAIDAHATVIEIEVEEAGLSKIRVMDNGDGIEKDDCINAFHRHATSKIKDENDLFRIQTLGFRGEALPSIASVSHIEMKTSTGDGPGTRMVLVGGQIQTHESYSSRKGTEIIVTNLFFNTPARLKYMKTVHTELGNISDIVNRLALAHPNISFKLSHNGKRLLYTNGQGDVRHVIAAIYGLSVAKKMVPIRIESLDFDINGYISYPEVTRASRNYISTIINGRFIKNYSIVNAILDGYHTLLPVGRYPIAVLVINMDPILVDVNVHPAKLEVRISKEKELYDLITKGIQDAFKKKQLIPELTSSIPKRKVQKEQQSFQFEHLLHEEKEFQQSVFTKERLQPYDKDETTLEVEQNEGAAQEEVPSMIENIDFTPIDEELPDHDFEDEEPECVDQNESRVPPMYPIGQMHGTYILAQNENGLYIIDQHAAQERIKYEYYREKVGEIAEEVQQLLVPITFTYSTDEAFIIELHKDDLAKVGVFLEDFGRNSYIVRSHPTWFPKGEEKEIIEEIIQQVLDDQKIDIKKLREEAAVMMSCKGSIKANQHLRNDEIFALLESLRKTSDPFTCPHGRPIIIHFSTYEMEKMFKRVM, from the coding sequence ATGGGGAAGATCATCCGTTTAGATGATCAGCTTTCGAATAAAATTGCTGCAGGGGAAGTAGTAGAACGGCCAGCATCTGTTGTGAAGGAGCTCGTGGAAAATGCCATTGATGCACATGCTACCGTTATTGAAATTGAAGTGGAAGAAGCAGGGCTAAGCAAAATTCGTGTGATGGATAATGGCGATGGGATTGAAAAGGATGATTGTATCAATGCTTTCCACCGCCATGCCACGAGCAAAATAAAAGATGAAAATGACCTTTTTCGCATTCAAACACTTGGATTTCGCGGTGAAGCATTACCGAGTATTGCTTCCGTTTCTCACATAGAAATGAAAACTAGTACAGGTGATGGACCTGGAACGAGAATGGTCCTTGTTGGTGGACAAATTCAAACACATGAATCTTATTCAAGCCGAAAAGGTACGGAAATCATTGTAACGAATTTATTTTTCAACACACCGGCACGACTAAAATATATGAAAACCGTCCATACCGAGCTCGGAAATATTTCAGATATTGTCAATCGGTTAGCACTTGCTCATCCAAATATTTCATTTAAATTAAGCCACAATGGGAAACGATTGCTATATACGAACGGTCAAGGAGATGTAAGACACGTCATTGCCGCGATTTACGGGTTATCTGTTGCCAAAAAAATGGTGCCTATCCGCATCGAATCTCTTGATTTTGATATCAATGGCTATATATCTTATCCAGAGGTGACGAGAGCATCACGCAATTATATTTCAACGATCATTAATGGTCGTTTTATAAAAAACTATTCAATCGTCAATGCGATTTTAGATGGATATCACACATTACTCCCTGTTGGGAGGTATCCAATAGCGGTTTTAGTAATAAACATGGATCCGATTTTAGTCGATGTGAATGTTCATCCGGCAAAACTAGAAGTGCGCATTAGTAAAGAAAAAGAGCTTTACGATCTTATTACGAAGGGGATTCAAGATGCTTTTAAGAAAAAGCAATTGATTCCCGAACTTACATCATCGATTCCGAAACGAAAAGTCCAAAAAGAGCAACAATCATTCCAATTTGAGCATCTTCTTCATGAAGAAAAAGAGTTCCAACAATCTGTTTTCACAAAGGAGCGATTGCAGCCATATGACAAGGACGAAACGACCTTAGAGGTGGAACAAAACGAGGGAGCGGCGCAAGAAGAAGTACCGTCCATGATCGAAAACATCGATTTCACGCCGATTGATGAAGAATTACCTGATCATGATTTTGAAGATGAAGAGCCGGAATGTGTTGATCAAAACGAAAGTCGAGTTCCACCGATGTATCCAATTGGACAAATGCATGGAACCTATATATTAGCTCAAAATGAAAACGGCCTTTATATCATCGACCAGCATGCTGCTCAAGAACGAATAAAATATGAATATTATCGTGAAAAAGTAGGTGAAATAGCGGAAGAGGTTCAACAATTATTAGTTCCTATAACTTTTACGTATTCAACAGATGAAGCTTTCATCATTGAATTGCATAAAGATGATTTGGCAAAAGTTGGGGTGTTTTTAGAAGACTTTGGACGCAATAGCTATATCGTTCGTTCCCACCCGACTTGGTTTCCAAAAGGAGAGGAAAAAGAAATTATTGAGGAAATCATTCAGCAAGTATTAGATGATCAAAAAATTGATATTAAAAAACTGCGTGAAGAAGCTGCAGTTATGATGAGCTGTAAAGGGTCCATCAAGGCAAATCAACATTTACGGAATGATGAAATATTTGCTTTACTTGAATCATTACGAAAAACGAGTGATCCCTTTACATGTCCGCACGGTAGACCAATTATCATTCACTTTTCCACATATGAAATGGAAAAAATGTTTAAACGGGTGATGTAG
- a CDS encoding tRNA dimethylallyltransferase (product_source=KO:K00791; cath_funfam=1.10.287.890,3.40.50.300; cog=COG0324; ko=KO:K00791; pfam=PF01715; superfamily=52540; tigrfam=TIGR00174): MENKKEKLIVLIGPTAVGKTNVSIELAKKLNGEIISGDSMQIYKGMDIGTAKIKPEETEGVPHYLIDIKDPTESFSAAEFQQLVRPIITDILQRGKLPLIVGGTGLYIQSVIFDYQFPKARQNGMIRPELEKKANEIGYEALYEELKKIDPISAKSIHPHNVRRVIRALEYYYETGKPMSEKKENGQHLLYDVALIGLTMKREVLYERINKRVDSMVKEGLIQEVKSLYDRGIRDCQSIQAIGYKEIYEYFDGLITLEEAIEKLKKHSRRYAKRQLTWFRNKMDVKWFDMTPPVHIEKKVEEIFQYIAGKLLSE, translated from the coding sequence ATGGAAAACAAGAAAGAGAAATTAATCGTTTTAATTGGCCCAACTGCTGTTGGGAAAACGAATGTAAGCATTGAGCTAGCAAAAAAGCTAAATGGGGAAATTATTAGTGGAGATTCTATGCAAATTTATAAAGGAATGGATATCGGGACGGCAAAAATTAAACCTGAAGAAACAGAAGGGGTTCCCCATTATCTTATTGATATAAAAGATCCGACTGAATCATTTTCTGCAGCGGAATTTCAGCAGCTTGTCCGCCCGATTATTACAGATATTTTACAGAGAGGGAAGCTTCCCCTCATTGTGGGGGGAACAGGATTATATATTCAATCCGTCATTTTTGATTACCAATTTCCTAAGGCGCGTCAAAATGGGATGATTAGACCTGAGCTTGAAAAGAAAGCGAACGAAATCGGATATGAGGCGTTATATGAGGAATTGAAAAAAATTGATCCAATCTCAGCCAAAAGCATTCACCCGCATAATGTCCGCCGTGTTATTCGCGCTTTAGAATATTATTATGAAACAGGTAAACCGATGAGTGAGAAGAAAGAAAATGGTCAGCATTTGCTGTATGATGTTGCTCTTATTGGCCTAACAATGAAGCGAGAGGTGTTATATGAGCGGATCAATAAACGTGTGGATAGCATGGTGAAAGAAGGGCTCATACAAGAAGTAAAGTCATTATATGATCGCGGCATCCGCGATTGTCAATCCATTCAGGCCATTGGCTATAAAGAGATATATGAATATTTTGATGGACTCATCACCTTAGAGGAAGCTATTGAAAAGCTTAAAAAACATTCGCGGCGATATGCAAAGCGCCAATTAACTTGGTTTCGAAATAAAATGGACGTGAAATGGTTTGATATGACGCCACCAGTCCATATTGAAAAAAAGGTAGAAGAAATTTTTCAATATATAGCAGGAAAGTTGCTTTCTGAATAG
- a CDS encoding host factor-I protein (product_source=KO:K03666; cath_funfam=2.30.30.100; cog=COG1923; ko=KO:K03666; pfam=PF17209; superfamily=50182; tigrfam=TIGR02383), whose amino-acid sequence MKQSINIQDQFLNQLRKDGSFVTVFLLNGFQLRGQVKAFDNFTVLIESEGKQQLIYKHAISTFSPQKNIQLELE is encoded by the coding sequence ATGAAGCAATCCATCAATATCCAGGATCAATTTTTGAACCAATTACGAAAAGACGGCTCATTTGTTACAGTATTTTTGCTTAATGGATTTCAGCTACGCGGCCAAGTAAAAGCTTTTGACAATTTTACGGTCTTAATTGAATCTGAAGGGAAACAACAATTAATTTATAAGCATGCCATTTCAACTTTTTCTCCGCAAAAAAATATTCAACTAGAACTTGAATAA
- a CDS encoding stage V sporulation protein K (product_source=KO:K06413; cath_funfam=3.40.50.300; cog=COG0464; ko=KO:K06413; pfam=PF00004; smart=SM00382; superfamily=52540; tigrfam=TIGR02881), with amino-acid sequence MDQAVTLKNNGQINIVLNHQSSSSTKITSQKAQTYEIAIPKSSAKHQILKEIEKEMSSLVGMEEMKKLIKEIYAWIFVNKKREEKGLKAGKQALHMMFKGNPGTGKTTIARLIAKLFYQMNVLSKGHLIEAERADLVGEYIGHTAQKTRDLIKKALGGILFIDEAYSLARGGEKDFGKEAIDTLVKHMEDKQHDFVLILAGYPREMDQFLSLNPGLMSRFPIVIEFPDYSVEELLDIAKMMVKEKEYRFSKEAEQKLKEHLIQMKHHTHPTRFSNARYVRNIIEKSIRAQAFRLLLYDQYSTEDLLTIKSQDLKFQDEAALS; translated from the coding sequence GTGGATCAAGCAGTGACATTAAAAAACAATGGACAAATTAATATTGTTTTAAATCATCAAAGCAGCTCATCAACGAAAATAACGTCGCAAAAGGCGCAAACGTATGAAATAGCGATTCCTAAATCGTCAGCTAAGCATCAAATTTTAAAGGAAATTGAAAAAGAAATGAGCTCTCTTGTCGGAATGGAAGAAATGAAAAAGCTGATCAAAGAAATATATGCGTGGATTTTTGTCAATAAAAAACGCGAAGAAAAAGGCTTAAAAGCTGGGAAACAAGCGCTTCATATGATGTTTAAAGGGAACCCAGGAACAGGAAAAACAACGATTGCCCGATTAATAGCGAAATTGTTTTATCAAATGAATGTCCTGTCAAAGGGACATTTAATTGAAGCTGAACGAGCTGATTTAGTAGGGGAATATATCGGTCATACGGCGCAAAAAACGAGAGATTTAATCAAAAAGGCATTGGGGGGAATTTTGTTTATTGATGAAGCGTATTCATTAGCCCGAGGCGGGGAAAAAGATTTTGGTAAAGAAGCGATTGATACACTTGTCAAGCATATGGAGGATAAACAACATGATTTTGTTCTAATTTTAGCTGGATACCCTCGGGAAATGGATCAATTTTTATCGTTAAATCCAGGGTTAATGTCTAGATTTCCAATCGTGATCGAATTCCCAGATTATTCTGTTGAAGAACTATTGGATATTGCAAAAATGATGGTGAAAGAAAAAGAATATCGATTTAGTAAAGAGGCTGAACAAAAGCTTAAAGAGCATTTAATCCAAATGAAACATCATACTCATCCAACAAGGTTCTCAAATGCTCGATATGTCCGAAATATTATTGAAAAGTCGATTCGTGCTCAAGCGTTCAGGTTATTGCTTTATGACCAATATTCTACGGAAGATTTATTAACAATAAAAAGCCAAGATTTAAAGTTTCAAGATGAAGCAGCCTTATCATAA
- a CDS encoding putative membrane protein YeiH (product_source=COG2860; cog=COG2860; pfam=PF03458; superfamily=103473; transmembrane_helix_parts=Outside_1_4,TMhelix_5_22,Inside_23_28,TMhelix_29_51,Outside_52_60,TMhelix_61_83,Inside_84_94,TMhelix_95_112,Outside_113_115,TMhelix_116_138,Inside_139_142,TMhelix_143_162,Outside_163_171,TMhelix_172_189,Inside_190_205): MTWDVFNIIGTIAFAISGAIVAMEEDYDLFGVYMLGIVTAFGGGAIRNLLLGVPVSALWDQGLLFNIAIVAMTIVFLFPHNMLKHWRKWGHFTDAIGLSAFSIQGALYAVHMNHPISAAVVAAVLTGTGGGIIRDLLAQRKPLVLREEIYAVWAILAGLMIGFKIADTPEELYALFAIIVILRVLSYSFKWRLPSKSFRSKNETF, translated from the coding sequence ATGACTTGGGACGTTTTCAACATTATTGGGACGATTGCTTTTGCTATAAGTGGAGCCATTGTTGCGATGGAAGAAGATTATGATTTGTTTGGCGTTTATATGCTTGGAATTGTTACCGCTTTTGGTGGAGGAGCGATTCGAAACTTGCTGCTAGGAGTTCCTGTTTCGGCACTATGGGATCAAGGATTACTTTTTAATATCGCCATAGTGGCGATGACGATCGTCTTTTTGTTTCCGCATAATATGTTAAAGCATTGGCGCAAATGGGGTCATTTCACAGATGCAATCGGCTTATCCGCTTTTTCGATCCAAGGTGCTCTTTATGCTGTTCATATGAACCATCCGATTAGTGCAGCAGTTGTCGCAGCCGTTCTCACTGGTACTGGTGGAGGGATCATTCGCGATTTATTAGCACAAAGAAAGCCGCTAGTTTTACGGGAAGAAATTTATGCCGTTTGGGCAATATTAGCTGGTCTTATGATCGGCTTTAAAATAGCTGATACACCAGAGGAGCTTTATGCATTATTTGCAATTATTGTCATTTTGCGAGTATTAAGCTATTCGTTTAAATGGAGATTGCCGAGTAAATCCTTTCGATCAAAAAATGAAACGTTTTAA
- a CDS encoding cystathionine beta-lyase family protein involved in aluminum resistance (product_source=COG4100; cath_funfam=3.40.640.10; cog=COG4100; pfam=PF06838; superfamily=53383) codes for MYQYLRHGKKLSLIVEKVEEKIKDIHTQIDRKVEANQFRVLKSFQKFKVSDSHFNPSTGYGYDDIGRDTLENIYADVFGGESALVRPQIISGTHAISIALFGVLRPGDELIYITGKPYDTLEEIVGIRGNGTGSLKEFHIDYKTVDLTNDGKINYEAIQKAITKKTKMIGIQRSKGYATRPSFTVSQIKEMIEFVKSIKSDLVVFVDNCYGEFVEELEPCHVGADLMAGSLIKNPGGGLAKTGGYIVGKKPFVETCSYRMTSPGIGAEAGASLYSLQEMYQGFFLAPHVVGQALKGAVFTSAMLEEVGLKTDPHWQAFRTDLIQSVQFDHQDMMVAFCQAIQYASPVNSHVTPYPSNMPGYEDDVIMAAGTFIQGSSIELSADGPIRPPYVAYVQGGLTYEHVKIAICYTLDQLIEKNILNI; via the coding sequence ATGTATCAATATTTACGCCACGGAAAAAAACTTTCTCTTATTGTCGAAAAGGTGGAAGAAAAAATAAAAGATATTCATACGCAAATTGACCGCAAAGTCGAAGCGAACCAATTTCGTGTTTTAAAAAGCTTTCAAAAATTTAAAGTTAGTGATAGCCATTTTAACCCTTCAACTGGCTATGGATATGATGACATCGGCCGTGATACATTAGAGAACATTTATGCAGATGTTTTTGGCGGGGAAAGTGCACTCGTCCGTCCGCAAATTATTTCAGGTACACATGCCATTTCAATCGCTTTATTTGGCGTTCTTCGCCCTGGAGACGAACTGATTTACATAACCGGAAAGCCGTATGACACGTTGGAAGAAATCGTTGGAATTCGAGGAAATGGTACAGGTTCGTTAAAAGAGTTTCATATTGACTATAAGACGGTTGACTTAACAAATGATGGGAAAATTAACTATGAAGCTATTCAAAAAGCTATAACCAAAAAAACAAAGATGATAGGGATTCAGCGATCAAAAGGCTATGCAACACGTCCTTCATTTACGGTTTCGCAAATAAAAGAAATGATCGAATTTGTCAAGTCGATAAAGTCAGATCTAGTTGTTTTTGTGGACAATTGTTATGGGGAATTTGTAGAAGAATTAGAACCGTGCCATGTGGGAGCTGATTTAATGGCAGGATCTCTCATCAAAAACCCTGGTGGTGGGTTAGCGAAAACAGGTGGTTATATTGTTGGGAAAAAACCTTTCGTTGAAACTTGTTCATATCGGATGACATCACCTGGAATTGGCGCTGAGGCAGGTGCTTCTTTATATAGCCTACAAGAAATGTATCAAGGCTTTTTCCTCGCCCCACATGTTGTCGGTCAAGCATTAAAAGGAGCCGTTTTTACATCGGCTATGTTAGAAGAAGTTGGATTAAAAACAGACCCACATTGGCAAGCTTTTCGAACGGATTTGATCCAATCTGTTCAATTCGATCATCAAGATATGATGGTTGCCTTTTGCCAAGCAATTCAATATGCATCACCTGTGAATTCTCATGTAACACCTTATCCAAGCAATATGCCGGGCTATGAGGATGATGTCATCATGGCTGCAGGTACTTTTATACAAGGTTCTAGCATTGAGCTTTCAGCCGATGGACCGATTCGACCTCCTTATGTGGCCTATGTGCAAGGTGGTTTAACATATGAACATGTAAAAATTGCCATTTGTTATACCTTAGATCAATTAATAGAAAAGAATATTTTAAATATTTAG
- a CDS encoding MerR family glutamine synthetase transcriptional repressor (product_source=KO:K03713; cath_funfam=1.10.1660.10; cog=COG0789; ko=KO:K03713; pfam=PF13411; smart=SM00422; superfamily=46955), which yields MSDQIRRSMPLFPIGIVMQLTELSARQIRYYEEHGLVSPARTEGNRRLFSFNDVDKLLEIKSLIEKGVNMAGIKQIFAAKNEPSNQAVEPKIEKAEKPDLSDAELRKLLKEELLQAGRMHRVTLRQGDMSRFFH from the coding sequence TTGAGTGATCAAATTAGACGTTCCATGCCATTATTTCCGATCGGTATCGTTATGCAATTAACGGAACTTTCCGCACGACAAATTCGCTATTATGAAGAGCATGGACTCGTTTCTCCCGCAAGAACAGAAGGTAATAGAAGATTGTTTTCCTTCAATGATGTTGATAAATTATTAGAGATTAAGTCACTAATTGAAAAAGGCGTCAACATGGCTGGGATTAAGCAAATTTTTGCAGCGAAGAATGAACCATCTAATCAAGCCGTTGAACCGAAAATTGAAAAAGCTGAGAAACCTGATTTAAGCGATGCGGAATTACGAAAGCTTCTAAAAGAAGAATTATTACAAGCAGGAAGGATGCATCGAGTTACATTAAGACAAGGAGATATGTCTAGGTTTTTTCATTAA
- a CDS encoding glutamine synthetase (product_source=KO:K01915; cath_funfam=3.10.20.70,3.30.590.10; cog=COG0174; ko=KO:K01915; pfam=PF00120,PF03951; smart=SM01230; superfamily=54368,55931; tigrfam=TIGR00653), with translation MPTYTKEDIFRLVKEENVKFIRLQFTDILGTIKNVEIPVSQLEKALSNKMMFDGSSIEGFVRIEESDMYLYPDLDTFVIFPWTAEKGKVARFICDIYNPDGTPFEGDPRNNLKRVLKEMEELGFTAFNLGAEPEFFLFKLDEKGEPTLELNDNGGYFDLAPTDLGENCRRDIVLELEEMGFEIEASHHEVAPGQHEIDFKYADALRACDDIQTFKLVVKTIARKHGLHATFMPKPLFGVNGSGMHSNLSLFRNGENAFFDPNGDLQLSDTARQFIAGVVKHAPGFTAVTNPTVNSYKRLVPGYEAPCYVAWSAQNRSPLIRIPASRGMSTRIEVRSVDPSANPYLAMAALLAAGLDGIKNKLTPPKPVDRNIYVMTKEERIENGIVDLPATLAEALENLKKDEVIVNSLGKHLFEHFVEAKEIEWDMFRTQVHPWEREQYITQY, from the coding sequence ATGCCAACGTACACAAAAGAAGATATTTTCCGTTTAGTCAAAGAAGAAAATGTAAAATTTATTCGCCTTCAATTTACCGACATTTTAGGTACAATTAAAAACGTGGAAATTCCAGTTTCACAATTAGAAAAGGCACTTAGTAATAAAATGATGTTTGATGGTTCCTCTATTGAAGGTTTTGTTCGTATCGAAGAATCTGATATGTATTTATACCCGGATTTAGATACATTTGTCATTTTCCCATGGACAGCTGAAAAAGGAAAAGTAGCTCGTTTTATTTGTGATATTTATAATCCGGATGGAACACCATTTGAAGGAGATCCACGTAATAACTTAAAACGTGTTTTGAAAGAAATGGAAGAACTAGGCTTCACTGCTTTTAACCTTGGTGCAGAGCCTGAATTTTTCCTATTCAAACTTGATGAAAAAGGAGAGCCTACTTTAGAGCTTAACGACAATGGTGGATATTTTGACCTTGCCCCAACGGACTTAGGGGAAAATTGCCGTCGTGACATCGTGTTAGAGCTTGAAGAAATGGGATTTGAAATCGAAGCATCTCACCATGAGGTAGCTCCTGGCCAGCACGAAATTGATTTCAAATATGCAGATGCTTTAAGAGCTTGTGACGATATTCAAACATTTAAGCTCGTTGTTAAAACAATCGCTCGCAAGCATGGTTTGCATGCGACATTTATGCCAAAGCCTTTATTTGGTGTAAACGGTTCAGGTATGCACAGTAATCTTTCCCTTTTCCGTAATGGGGAAAATGCATTTTTCGACCCGAATGGAGACTTGCAGCTTAGTGATACAGCAAGACAATTCATTGCAGGTGTTGTCAAACATGCACCTGGATTTACAGCAGTCACGAATCCAACTGTTAACTCGTACAAACGCTTAGTGCCTGGATATGAAGCACCTTGTTATGTGGCATGGTCTGCGCAAAACAGAAGTCCATTAATCCGCATCCCTGCTTCACGTGGTATGAGCACTCGTATTGAAGTTCGTAGTGTGGATCCATCAGCTAACCCATACTTAGCCATGGCAGCATTACTTGCGGCTGGATTAGATGGAATAAAAAACAAATTAACTCCTCCTAAACCAGTTGACCGCAACATTTATGTGATGACAAAAGAAGAACGTATCGAAAACGGTATCGTTGACTTACCAGCAACGCTTGCAGAAGCACTTGAAAATTTAAAGAAAGACGAAGTCATCGTCAATTCACTTGGAAAACACTTATTCGAACACTTCGTTGAAGCAAAGGAAATCGAGTGGGATATGTTTAGAACACAAGTTCACCCTTGGGAGCGCGAGCAATACATTACACAATATTAA
- a CDS encoding cell division protein FtsB (product_source=COG2919; cog=COG2919; pfam=PF11666; superfamily=75712) has translation MNWANLLILLLCPLMMLFCMKGHKHHKHHSSDNHSIRKLQDQIEKFKAENEQLKRQLKSK, from the coding sequence ATGAATTGGGCTAATCTCTTAATATTGTTACTGTGTCCTTTAATGATGCTATTTTGTATGAAAGGACATAAGCATCATAAGCATCATTCTTCTGATAATCACTCCATCAGGAAATTACAGGATCAGATTGAAAAATTCAAGGCAGAAAATGAACAATTAAAGAGACAATTAAAAAGTAAATGA